The Phyllopteryx taeniolatus isolate TA_2022b chromosome 7, UOR_Ptae_1.2, whole genome shotgun sequence genome has a segment encoding these proteins:
- the clcc1 gene encoding chloride channel CLIC-like protein 1 isoform X3: MKQISQQPTCNPVFKRFLSRLLKDIQRVKMPKDRVNYDATIRLSRQAVAEIQTFLDSEDGCRTGALDNAISQILVDLRPHDYEAWRWRFEDTFGMDLDTVLKLALCILVFMVIICTQLWSCISWLVQLKRFFTICFFVSIIWNWLYLYKIAFAEHQSNIVKMDSVNDKCTGVKTIDWRDSLKEWYRSTWTLQDDPCKKYYEVLIVDPILLVPPTKALSVTITTLITEPLKHIGLGISEFLRALLKDLPITLQIPVLLTIVLAIVVFMYGSVQAVFQYGITAPLRSHRRDPTLPQPEQSRLQEIEDRGYMEGEDTPQRCPRRSADEARLHRNQFCRTRPTEAREGPDRMFVETLRTTASSHTQHELDGKRRVRHVEAGQGDGTDPRADSDSDSHAEEQQRGPSVLASQLDTKRKTKPIDCGDSHPKDDNARETTPSCLPQTQTKENVRDLKASAEDSTPSGSLMDVETVGGPVQEILQSAM; the protein is encoded by the exons ATGAAGCAAATCTCACAGCAGCCCACATGCAATCCTGTTTTTAAAAGATTCCTGAGCAGACTGCTGAAGGACATACAAAGAGTTAAAATG cccAAAGACCGTGTCAACTATGATGCCACAATCAGACTGTCCAGACAAGCGGTGGCAGAGATTCAGACCTTTCTTGATAGTGAAGATGGTTGTAGAACAGGTGCTTTGGACAACGCCATCAGTCAGATACTCGTGGACCTTCGACCACACGACTACGAGGCCTGGAGGTGGCGCTTTGAAGACACCTTTGGCATGGATCTGGACACAGTTTTGAAG TTGGCACTATGTATTCTGGTCTTCATGGTCATCATCTGCACTCAGCTGTGGTCTTGCATCTCCTGGCTTGTGCAGCTCAAAAGGTTCTTTACCATCTGCTTCTTCGTCAGTATTATCTGGAACTGGTTGTATCTGTACAAG ATTGCCTTCGCTGAGCATCAAAGCAACATTGTAAAGATGGACAGCGTCAACGACAAATGCACTGGGGTGAAGACGATTGACTGGCGCGATAGTTTGAAAG AGTGGTACAGAAGCACGTGGACTCTTCAGGACGACCCTTGCAAGAAATACTACGAGGTCCTCATTGTTGACCCCATTCTGCTAGTACCTCCCACTAAG GCACTCTCGGTTACAATCACGACCCTCATCACAGAGCCGCTGAAGCACATCGGCCTGGGGATCAGCGAGTTTCTCCGAGCGCTCCTCAAAGATCTTCCCATCACCCTGCAGATCCCCGTTCTCCTCACTATTGTGCTCGCCATTGTG GTATTCATGTATGGAAGTGTCCAGGCAGTTTTCCAGTACGGCATCACTGCACCTCTGCGCAGCCATAGGAGGGATCCAACCCTTCCGCAACCGGAGCAGTCTCGTCTCCAAGAAATTGAGGACCGTGGCTACATGGAAGGAGAGGACACGCCGCAGCGTTGTCCACGGCGCAGTGCAGATGAGGCCCGATTGCACAGGAATCAGTTCTGCCGGACACGGCCCACCGAAGCCCGAGAAGGGCCAGACAGGATGTTTGTGGAGACCTTGCGCACCACCGCTTCTTCCCACACCCAACACGAGTTAGACGGGAAACGGCGTGTCAGACACGTGGAGGCAGGTCAAGGGGACGGGACTGACCCTCGAGCGGACTCTGACTCTGACAGccatgcagaggagcagcaaaGAGGCCCGAGTGTTTTGGCGTCACAGCTTGAcaccaaaagaaagacaaaacccATTGACTGCGGCGACTCTCATCCAAAAGACGACAACGCCAGAGAGACGACGCCATCCTGCCTCCCACAGACTCAGACTAAAGAGAATGTGAGG GACCTGAAGGCCTCAGCCGAAGACTCGACGCCCTCCGGCTCGCTGATGGACGTGGAAACGGTCGGCGGTCCTGTTCAGGAGATTTTACAGTCGGCCATGTGA
- the clcc1 gene encoding chloride channel CLIC-like protein 1 isoform X1, with amino-acid sequence MLLVFLLGYLTLASGQQLDEDWIDPYDLLNYDASTKTMRKRTEQPVRDLNVPTSRRGEVDCGQAELTVCSQQLTHLQTQVEAQKKSMKQISQQPTCNPVFKRFLSRLLKDIQRVKMPKDRVNYDATIRLSRQAVAEIQTFLDSEDGCRTGALDNAISQILVDLRPHDYEAWRWRFEDTFGMDLDTVLKLALCILVFMVIICTQLWSCISWLVQLKRFFTICFFVSIIWNWLYLYKIAFAEHQSNIVKMDSVNDKCTGVKTIDWRDSLKEWYRSTWTLQDDPCKKYYEVLIVDPILLVPPTKALSVTITTLITEPLKHIGLGISEFLRALLKDLPITLQIPVLLTIVLAIVVFMYGSVQAVFQYGITAPLRSHRRDPTLPQPEQSRLQEIEDRGYMEGEDTPQRCPRRSADEARLHRNQFCRTRPTEAREGPDRMFVETLRTTASSHTQHELDGKRRVRHVEAGQGDGTDPRADSDSDSHAEEQQRGPSVLASQLDTKRKTKPIDCGDSHPKDDNARETTPSCLPQTQTKENVRDLKASAEDSTPSGSLMDVETVGGPVQEILQSAM; translated from the exons ATGCTCCTCGTCTTCCTGCTCGGCTACTTGACGCTAGCCTCCGGTCAGCAGCTGGACGAGGACTGGATCGATCCGTATGACTTGCTCAACTACGACGCTAGCACTAAAACCATGAGGAAGCGCACCGAG CAGCCAGTAAGGGATTTGAATGTCCCAACCTCACGAAGAGGGGAGGTCGACTGTGGGCAAGCTGAGCTGACCGTCTGCAGCCAACAGTTGACTCATTTACAAACGCAG GTCGAAGCCCAAAAGAAGAGTATGAAGCAAATCTCACAGCAGCCCACATGCAATCCTGTTTTTAAAAGATTCCTGAGCAGACTGCTGAAGGACATACAAAGAGTTAAAATG cccAAAGACCGTGTCAACTATGATGCCACAATCAGACTGTCCAGACAAGCGGTGGCAGAGATTCAGACCTTTCTTGATAGTGAAGATGGTTGTAGAACAGGTGCTTTGGACAACGCCATCAGTCAGATACTCGTGGACCTTCGACCACACGACTACGAGGCCTGGAGGTGGCGCTTTGAAGACACCTTTGGCATGGATCTGGACACAGTTTTGAAG TTGGCACTATGTATTCTGGTCTTCATGGTCATCATCTGCACTCAGCTGTGGTCTTGCATCTCCTGGCTTGTGCAGCTCAAAAGGTTCTTTACCATCTGCTTCTTCGTCAGTATTATCTGGAACTGGTTGTATCTGTACAAG ATTGCCTTCGCTGAGCATCAAAGCAACATTGTAAAGATGGACAGCGTCAACGACAAATGCACTGGGGTGAAGACGATTGACTGGCGCGATAGTTTGAAAG AGTGGTACAGAAGCACGTGGACTCTTCAGGACGACCCTTGCAAGAAATACTACGAGGTCCTCATTGTTGACCCCATTCTGCTAGTACCTCCCACTAAG GCACTCTCGGTTACAATCACGACCCTCATCACAGAGCCGCTGAAGCACATCGGCCTGGGGATCAGCGAGTTTCTCCGAGCGCTCCTCAAAGATCTTCCCATCACCCTGCAGATCCCCGTTCTCCTCACTATTGTGCTCGCCATTGTG GTATTCATGTATGGAAGTGTCCAGGCAGTTTTCCAGTACGGCATCACTGCACCTCTGCGCAGCCATAGGAGGGATCCAACCCTTCCGCAACCGGAGCAGTCTCGTCTCCAAGAAATTGAGGACCGTGGCTACATGGAAGGAGAGGACACGCCGCAGCGTTGTCCACGGCGCAGTGCAGATGAGGCCCGATTGCACAGGAATCAGTTCTGCCGGACACGGCCCACCGAAGCCCGAGAAGGGCCAGACAGGATGTTTGTGGAGACCTTGCGCACCACCGCTTCTTCCCACACCCAACACGAGTTAGACGGGAAACGGCGTGTCAGACACGTGGAGGCAGGTCAAGGGGACGGGACTGACCCTCGAGCGGACTCTGACTCTGACAGccatgcagaggagcagcaaaGAGGCCCGAGTGTTTTGGCGTCACAGCTTGAcaccaaaagaaagacaaaacccATTGACTGCGGCGACTCTCATCCAAAAGACGACAACGCCAGAGAGACGACGCCATCCTGCCTCCCACAGACTCAGACTAAAGAGAATGTGAGG GACCTGAAGGCCTCAGCCGAAGACTCGACGCCCTCCGGCTCGCTGATGGACGTGGAAACGGTCGGCGGTCCTGTTCAGGAGATTTTACAGTCGGCCATGTGA
- the clcc1 gene encoding chloride channel CLIC-like protein 1 isoform X2, which translates to MLLVFLLGYLTLASGQQLDEDWIDPYDLLNYDASTKTMRKRTEQPVRDLNVPTSRRGEVDCGQAELTVCSQQLTHLQTQVEAQKKSMKQISQQPTCNPVFKRFLSRLLKDIQRVKMPKDRVNYDATIRLSRQAVAEIQTFLDSEDGCRTGALDNAISQILVDLRPHDYEAWRWRFEDTFGMDLDTVLKLALCILVFMVIICTQLWSCISWLVQLKRFFTICFFVSIIWNWLYLYKIAFAEHQSNIVKMDSVNDKCTGVKTIDWRDSLKEWYRSTWTLQDDPCKKYYEVLIVDPILLVPPTKALSVTITTLITEPLKHIGLGISEFLRALLKDLPITLQIPVLLTIVLAIVVFMYGSVQAVFQYGITAPLRSHRRDPTLPQPEQSRLQEIEDRGYMEGEDTPQRCPRRSADEARLHRNQFCRTRPTEAREGPDRMFVETLRTTASSHTQHELDGKRRVRHVEAGQGDGTDPRADSDSDSHAEEQQRGPSVLASQLDTKRKTKPIDCGDSHPKDDNARETTPSCLPQTQTKENDLKASAEDSTPSGSLMDVETVGGPVQEILQSAM; encoded by the exons ATGCTCCTCGTCTTCCTGCTCGGCTACTTGACGCTAGCCTCCGGTCAGCAGCTGGACGAGGACTGGATCGATCCGTATGACTTGCTCAACTACGACGCTAGCACTAAAACCATGAGGAAGCGCACCGAG CAGCCAGTAAGGGATTTGAATGTCCCAACCTCACGAAGAGGGGAGGTCGACTGTGGGCAAGCTGAGCTGACCGTCTGCAGCCAACAGTTGACTCATTTACAAACGCAG GTCGAAGCCCAAAAGAAGAGTATGAAGCAAATCTCACAGCAGCCCACATGCAATCCTGTTTTTAAAAGATTCCTGAGCAGACTGCTGAAGGACATACAAAGAGTTAAAATG cccAAAGACCGTGTCAACTATGATGCCACAATCAGACTGTCCAGACAAGCGGTGGCAGAGATTCAGACCTTTCTTGATAGTGAAGATGGTTGTAGAACAGGTGCTTTGGACAACGCCATCAGTCAGATACTCGTGGACCTTCGACCACACGACTACGAGGCCTGGAGGTGGCGCTTTGAAGACACCTTTGGCATGGATCTGGACACAGTTTTGAAG TTGGCACTATGTATTCTGGTCTTCATGGTCATCATCTGCACTCAGCTGTGGTCTTGCATCTCCTGGCTTGTGCAGCTCAAAAGGTTCTTTACCATCTGCTTCTTCGTCAGTATTATCTGGAACTGGTTGTATCTGTACAAG ATTGCCTTCGCTGAGCATCAAAGCAACATTGTAAAGATGGACAGCGTCAACGACAAATGCACTGGGGTGAAGACGATTGACTGGCGCGATAGTTTGAAAG AGTGGTACAGAAGCACGTGGACTCTTCAGGACGACCCTTGCAAGAAATACTACGAGGTCCTCATTGTTGACCCCATTCTGCTAGTACCTCCCACTAAG GCACTCTCGGTTACAATCACGACCCTCATCACAGAGCCGCTGAAGCACATCGGCCTGGGGATCAGCGAGTTTCTCCGAGCGCTCCTCAAAGATCTTCCCATCACCCTGCAGATCCCCGTTCTCCTCACTATTGTGCTCGCCATTGTG GTATTCATGTATGGAAGTGTCCAGGCAGTTTTCCAGTACGGCATCACTGCACCTCTGCGCAGCCATAGGAGGGATCCAACCCTTCCGCAACCGGAGCAGTCTCGTCTCCAAGAAATTGAGGACCGTGGCTACATGGAAGGAGAGGACACGCCGCAGCGTTGTCCACGGCGCAGTGCAGATGAGGCCCGATTGCACAGGAATCAGTTCTGCCGGACACGGCCCACCGAAGCCCGAGAAGGGCCAGACAGGATGTTTGTGGAGACCTTGCGCACCACCGCTTCTTCCCACACCCAACACGAGTTAGACGGGAAACGGCGTGTCAGACACGTGGAGGCAGGTCAAGGGGACGGGACTGACCCTCGAGCGGACTCTGACTCTGACAGccatgcagaggagcagcaaaGAGGCCCGAGTGTTTTGGCGTCACAGCTTGAcaccaaaagaaagacaaaacccATTGACTGCGGCGACTCTCATCCAAAAGACGACAACGCCAGAGAGACGACGCCATCCTGCCTCCCACAGACTCAGACTAAAGAGAAT GACCTGAAGGCCTCAGCCGAAGACTCGACGCCCTCCGGCTCGCTGATGGACGTGGAAACGGTCGGCGGTCCTGTTCAGGAGATTTTACAGTCGGCCATGTGA